One Kitasatospora viridis genomic region harbors:
- a CDS encoding MarR family winged helix-turn-helix transcriptional regulator, giving the protein MTPQDPGHGAPSLDQARRQIARYGLAADPQAVLVAARLMAAGSRLGQAGEAHFARFGLSTGRYRLLADLEDHGGEKSPSHLAASLGVSRATVTGLVDGLEREGLVARRAAVEDGRGNVVVLTARGADRLRELAPEHYRRMQAMVGGLSTEERTVFLDLLARVVAGMDALTED; this is encoded by the coding sequence ATGACTCCGCAGGACCCGGGCCACGGCGCCCCTTCGCTTGACCAGGCCCGCCGACAGATCGCCCGGTACGGACTGGCCGCCGATCCGCAGGCGGTCCTGGTCGCGGCCCGGCTGATGGCGGCCGGCAGCCGCCTCGGCCAGGCCGGCGAGGCGCACTTCGCCCGGTTCGGCCTGTCCACCGGCCGCTACCGGCTGCTCGCCGACCTGGAGGACCACGGCGGCGAGAAGTCGCCCTCCCACCTGGCCGCGAGCCTCGGGGTCTCCCGGGCGACCGTGACCGGCCTGGTGGACGGACTGGAGCGAGAGGGGCTGGTCGCCCGGCGCGCGGCGGTCGAGGACGGCCGGGGCAACGTGGTGGTGCTGACCGCGCGCGGCGCGGACCGCCTGCGCGAGCTGGCGCCCGAGCACTACCGCCGGATGCAGGCCATGGTCGGCGGCCTCTCGACCGAGGAGCGCACGGTCTTCCTGGACCTGCTCGCCCGAGTGGTCGCCGGCATGGACGCGCTGACCGAGGACTGA
- a CDS encoding amino acid ABC transporter ATP-binding protein, which produces MPEQFSPVSLATRDVHLSLGGNPVLRGVSIEVPRGETLCVIGPSGSGKSTLLRTVNRLLEPDRGDVLLDGESVLTRDPNLLRRQIGMVFQQFNLFPHLSVERNLTLPLRRLRGLSREAAVEAARQQLDLVGLRHKAGARPGRLSGGQQQRVAIARALALAPQVMLFDEATSALDPELVKGVLGLMADLGEQGMTMVVVTHEMRFAREAADRVAFMDRGTVLESGPPEQFFEAPESPRLRQFLADVL; this is translated from the coding sequence ATGCCTGAGCAGTTCTCCCCGGTCAGCCTGGCCACCCGGGACGTCCACCTGTCGCTCGGCGGCAACCCCGTGCTGCGCGGGGTGAGCATCGAGGTGCCGCGCGGCGAGACGCTCTGCGTGATCGGGCCGTCCGGCTCCGGGAAGTCCACCCTGCTGCGGACCGTGAACCGGCTGCTCGAACCCGACCGCGGCGACGTGCTGCTGGACGGCGAGAGCGTGCTGACCCGCGATCCGAATCTGTTGCGCCGTCAGATCGGCATGGTGTTCCAGCAGTTCAACCTCTTCCCGCACCTGAGCGTGGAGCGCAACCTGACCCTGCCGCTGCGCCGGCTGCGCGGGCTCTCCCGGGAGGCGGCGGTCGAGGCGGCCCGGCAGCAGCTCGACCTGGTCGGGCTGCGGCACAAGGCCGGGGCGCGGCCCGGGCGGCTGTCGGGCGGCCAGCAGCAGCGGGTGGCGATCGCCCGGGCGCTGGCGCTCGCGCCGCAGGTGATGCTCTTCGACGAGGCGACCTCCGCGCTCGACCCCGAACTGGTGAAGGGCGTCCTGGGGTTGATGGCGGACCTCGGCGAGCAGGGCATGACCATGGTGGTGGTCACCCACGAGATGCGGTTCGCCCGGGAGGCGGCCGACCGGGTCGCCTTCATGGACCGCGGCACGGTGCTGGAGTCCGGCCCGCCGGAGCAGTTCTTCGAGGCGCCGGAGAGCCCGCGGCTGCGGCAGTTCCTGGCCGACGTGCTGTGA
- a CDS encoding amino acid ABC transporter permease produces MSQFSTLVETFFDWGSMRSAISDLLTTGVPNTLVLAASSAAAGTLLGLPLAVAGTARTRWLRWPARVYTDVFRGLPAAVTILLIGVGLAPQGLEIWGPDPYPLGIVALSLIAAAYFGEIFRSGIQSVEAGQLEAARALGFSQSAAMRLVVIPQGVRRVLPAWVNQLISLVKDSSLIYFLGLTAGQRDLFRIGQDAAANTGNESALVLAGLFYLLLTVPLTHLVNVVDRRLRTGRQVVEEPAEQPAAFQDTAVEGATHA; encoded by the coding sequence GTGAGCCAGTTCAGCACGCTGGTGGAGACCTTCTTCGACTGGGGATCGATGCGCTCCGCGATCTCCGACCTGCTGACGACCGGCGTGCCGAACACGCTGGTCCTGGCCGCCTCCTCGGCCGCCGCCGGCACCCTGCTCGGGCTGCCGCTGGCGGTGGCCGGGACGGCCCGGACCCGCTGGCTGCGCTGGCCGGCCCGGGTCTACACCGATGTGTTCCGCGGCCTGCCCGCCGCGGTGACCATCCTGCTGATCGGGGTCGGCCTGGCGCCCCAGGGCCTGGAGATCTGGGGCCCGGACCCGTACCCGCTGGGCATCGTGGCGCTCTCGCTGATCGCCGCCGCCTACTTCGGCGAGATCTTCCGCTCCGGCATCCAGAGCGTGGAGGCCGGCCAGCTGGAGGCCGCGCGGGCGCTCGGCTTCTCGCAGTCGGCGGCGATGCGGCTGGTGGTGATCCCGCAGGGCGTGCGCCGGGTGCTGCCCGCCTGGGTGAACCAGCTGATCTCGCTGGTCAAGGACTCCAGCCTGATCTACTTCCTCGGCCTGACGGCGGGTCAGCGCGACCTGTTCCGGATCGGCCAGGACGCCGCCGCGAACACCGGCAACGAGTCCGCGCTGGTCCTGGCGGGCCTGTTCTACCTGCTGCTCACCGTGCCGCTCACCCACCTGGTCAACGTGGTGGACCGGCGGCTGCGGACCGGGCGGCAGGTGGTGGAGGAACCGGCCGAACAGCCAGCCGCCTTTCAGGACACCGCAGTTGAGGGGGCCACCCATGCCTGA
- a CDS encoding ABC transporter substrate-binding protein — MRSRLVMSAFTALAAVVSLAACGGGSSNSAAGNPYQLIEAGTIHVGTLSDAPPNVYLKDGKFTGFDNDLFTAVAAKAGLKVQFASTDFSALLSQVANHKFDVGSSSITVTEARKKTVGFTNGYDFGYFGLDVPAGSPIKSFDQLSGKRVVVVQGTVQDDYATKNNLNPVRVPDYNSALNQLKSGTAQAWISPAEIGEQSAADSGGKVVLAQKQLSSAPTAFAVAHDRPKLQDALNKALDEVIQDGTWTKLQEQYYPGRAVPADFKPGSGSVAFPPVTGATASP; from the coding sequence GTGCGCTCGCGCCTCGTCATGTCCGCTTTCACCGCCCTCGCCGCCGTGGTCTCGCTCGCCGCGTGCGGCGGCGGATCGTCCAACTCGGCCGCCGGCAACCCGTACCAGCTGATCGAGGCGGGGACGATACACGTCGGCACGCTCTCCGACGCCCCGCCGAACGTCTACCTGAAGGACGGCAAGTTCACCGGCTTCGACAACGACCTGTTCACCGCGGTCGCCGCGAAGGCCGGGCTGAAGGTGCAGTTCGCCTCGACGGACTTCTCCGCGCTGCTCTCCCAGGTGGCCAACCACAAGTTCGACGTGGGGAGTTCGTCGATCACGGTGACCGAGGCCCGGAAGAAGACGGTGGGCTTCACCAACGGCTACGACTTCGGCTACTTCGGCCTCGACGTGCCGGCCGGCTCACCGATCAAGAGCTTCGACCAGCTCTCCGGCAAGCGCGTGGTGGTGGTCCAGGGCACCGTGCAGGACGACTACGCGACCAAGAACAACCTGAACCCGGTGCGGGTGCCGGACTACAACAGCGCGCTCAACCAGCTGAAGTCGGGTACGGCTCAGGCCTGGATCTCGCCGGCCGAGATCGGCGAGCAGAGCGCGGCGGACAGCGGCGGCAAGGTGGTGCTGGCGCAGAAGCAGCTCAGCTCGGCGCCCACCGCGTTCGCCGTGGCGCACGACCGGCCCAAGCTGCAGGACGCGCTCAACAAGGCGCTGGACGAGGTGATCCAGGACGGCACCTGGACCAAGCTGCAGGAGCAGTACTACCCGGGCCGGGCGGTGCCCGCCGACTTCAAGCCCGGCAGCGGCTCGGTGGCCTTCCCGCCGGTGACCGGCGCCACCGCCTCGCCCTGA
- a CDS encoding GreA/GreB family elongation factor, with product MTGLPEPIADDARRALEQELAQLRAERAAVGSTLRGHDADEVGDQADQADELQRADQANRLDRRIAELQVRLEQAAVAGPPRTDAIGVGTSLTVRFDDGTTRSVQIGELANELDDSLVTSDSPLGLALLGHRAGDTVRYTTPVGNAAAEVLSIDS from the coding sequence ATGACAGGCCTGCCCGAGCCGATCGCCGACGACGCCCGGCGGGCGCTCGAACAGGAACTCGCCCAGCTGCGCGCCGAGCGCGCCGCCGTCGGCAGCACGCTGCGCGGCCACGACGCGGACGAGGTCGGCGACCAGGCCGACCAGGCCGACGAGCTGCAGCGGGCCGACCAGGCCAACCGGCTCGACCGACGGATCGCCGAACTCCAGGTCCGGCTGGAGCAGGCCGCCGTCGCCGGACCGCCGCGCACCGACGCGATCGGCGTCGGCACCTCGCTCACGGTGCGCTTCGACGACGGGACCACCCGGTCCGTGCAGATCGGCGAGCTGGCGAACGAGCTCGACGACTCCCTGGTCACCTCCGACAGCCCGCTCGGGCTGGCGCTGCTCGGCCACCGGGCCGGCGACACGGTCCGGTACACCACCCCTGTCGGCAACGCGGCGGCCGAGGTGCTCTCGATCGACTCCTAG
- a CDS encoding L-rhamnose mutarotase — MRIALHTRVREDRIEEYEAAHRAVPAELAAAIRAAGVGSWTIWRSGCELFHLLECEDYARLLAELEHLPVNIAWQARMAELLDVVHDYSADGAAAGLPVAWEL, encoded by the coding sequence ATGAGGATCGCCCTGCACACCCGGGTCCGCGAGGACCGGATCGAGGAGTACGAGGCCGCGCACCGAGCGGTGCCCGCCGAGCTCGCCGCCGCCATCCGGGCGGCCGGGGTCGGCTCCTGGACGATCTGGCGCAGCGGATGCGAGCTGTTCCACCTGCTGGAGTGCGAGGACTACGCCCGCCTGCTCGCCGAGTTGGAGCACCTGCCGGTGAACATCGCCTGGCAGGCCCGGATGGCCGAGCTGCTGGACGTGGTCCACGACTACTCCGCCGACGGCGCGGCGGCCGGCCTACCGGTGGCGTGGGAACTCTGA
- a CDS encoding aldo/keto reductase: MPRHRLGSSAVRVSALAFGAAGIGNLFTPVSDAQAEAAVDAAWQAGIRYFDTAPHYGLGLSERRLGEALRDRPRDQYVLSTKVGRLLEPAPEADGDDLANGFAVPATHRRRWDFSATGVGFSVEESLNRLGVDRIDVAYLHDPDDHAEQALTQALPELARLRDQGVLGAIGVGMNQADLLARFVREADLDVVLLAGRYSLLDQRGLDELLPLAAERGVGVVVGGVFNSGLLADPKPGATFDYAAAPDDLLHRALELKAVCERHGVPLRAAALQFPFGHPAVASVLVGTRSAAEAEDAAALLQHPVPAELWHDLKDLGLLSPEVPTPTGS, from the coding sequence ATCCCCCGGCACCGCCTCGGCTCCAGCGCCGTCCGGGTCAGCGCGCTGGCCTTCGGCGCCGCCGGCATCGGCAACCTGTTCACCCCGGTCTCCGACGCCCAGGCCGAGGCGGCGGTGGACGCCGCCTGGCAGGCCGGTATCCGCTACTTCGACACCGCCCCGCACTACGGCCTCGGCCTGTCCGAGCGGCGGCTCGGCGAGGCGCTCCGCGACCGGCCCCGGGACCAGTACGTGCTGTCGACCAAGGTCGGCCGGCTGCTCGAACCGGCCCCGGAGGCCGACGGCGACGACCTCGCCAACGGCTTCGCCGTGCCCGCCACCCACCGGCGGCGCTGGGACTTCAGCGCCACGGGCGTGGGGTTCTCCGTCGAGGAGAGCCTGAACCGGCTCGGGGTGGACCGGATCGACGTCGCCTACCTGCACGACCCCGACGACCACGCCGAACAGGCCCTCACCCAGGCCCTCCCGGAGCTGGCCCGGCTGCGCGACCAGGGCGTGCTCGGCGCGATCGGCGTCGGCATGAACCAGGCCGACCTGCTCGCCCGGTTCGTCCGCGAGGCCGACCTCGACGTGGTCCTGCTGGCCGGCCGCTACAGCCTGCTCGACCAGCGCGGCCTCGACGAACTGCTGCCGCTGGCGGCCGAACGCGGGGTCGGCGTGGTCGTCGGAGGTGTCTTCAACTCCGGCCTGCTGGCCGACCCCAAGCCCGGCGCCACCTTCGACTACGCGGCGGCGCCCGACGACCTGCTGCACCGCGCCCTGGAGCTGAAGGCCGTCTGCGAACGCCACGGCGTGCCGCTGCGGGCAGCCGCCCTGCAGTTCCCGTTCGGGCACCCGGCCGTGGCGAGCGTCCTGGTCGGCACCCGCAGCGCCGCCGAGGCCGAGGACGCCGCCGCACTGCTCCAGCACCCCGTGCCGGCCGAACTCTGGCACGACCTCAAGGACTTGGGCCTGCTGTCGCCCGAGGTCCCCACCCCTACGGGGAGCTGA
- a CDS encoding SDR family NAD(P)-dependent oxidoreductase, whose protein sequence is MTAISLDGLKAVVTGGASGIGLATAELLSARGAQVAVLDLDPSSLTEPLLGFTADVSDDASVRDAVAGAAERLGGIDILVNNAGIGATGTVADNPDEQWHRVLDVNVLGIVRVSRAALPHLRNSAHAAIVNTCSIAATAGLPQRALYSASKGAVLSLTLAMAADHVREGIRVNCVNPGTVETPWVGRLLDAADDPSAERAALNARQPTGRLVTAREVAAAIAYLASPAAASTTGTALPVDGGMAGLRLRAEPAP, encoded by the coding sequence ATGACCGCCATCAGCCTCGACGGCCTGAAGGCGGTGGTCACCGGCGGCGCCTCCGGCATCGGCCTGGCCACGGCGGAGCTGCTGAGTGCGCGCGGCGCCCAGGTCGCCGTGCTCGACCTCGACCCGAGCAGCCTCACCGAGCCGCTGCTCGGCTTCACCGCCGACGTCAGCGACGACGCCTCGGTCCGCGACGCGGTGGCCGGCGCGGCCGAACGCCTGGGCGGCATCGACATCCTGGTCAACAACGCCGGCATCGGCGCCACCGGCACGGTGGCCGACAACCCCGACGAGCAGTGGCACCGGGTGCTGGACGTCAACGTGCTGGGCATCGTGCGGGTGAGCCGGGCCGCGCTGCCGCACCTGCGGAACTCCGCGCACGCCGCGATCGTCAACACCTGCTCGATCGCAGCCACCGCCGGCCTGCCGCAGCGCGCCCTCTACTCGGCGAGCAAGGGCGCGGTGCTCTCGCTGACCCTGGCGATGGCCGCCGACCACGTGCGCGAGGGAATCAGGGTCAACTGCGTCAACCCCGGCACCGTGGAGACCCCGTGGGTCGGCCGGCTGCTCGACGCCGCCGACGACCCGTCAGCCGAGCGCGCCGCGCTGAACGCCCGTCAGCCCACCGGCCGCCTGGTCACCGCCCGGGAGGTGGCCGCCGCCATCGCCTACCTCGCCTCCCCCGCCGCCGCCAGCACCACCGGCACCGCGCTCCCGGTCGACGGCGGCATGGCGGGCCTGCGCCTGCGAGCGGAGCCGGCGCCGTGA
- a CDS encoding L-fuconate dehydratase yields MKGTDVLASSPTPARITALDTYDIRFPTSRELDGSDAMNPDPDYSAAYVILRTSAGGHEGHGFTFTIGRGNDVQVAAIDALREHVVGRSVADLCADPGSLSRDLIGDSQLRWLGPEKGVMHMAIGAVVNAVWDLAAKREGKPLWQLLADAEPEWLVSQIDFRYISDALTPEDALDLLRRGRAGAADRADHLLTRGYPAYTTSPGWLGYSDEKLIRLAKQAVADGYTQIKLKVGADLADDIRRCRTAREAVGPDIRMAIDANQRWDVDQAIEWTWALAEFDPYWIEEPTSPDDILGHATIRREVHPVKVATGEHVQNRIVFKQLLQAEAIDVLQLDSARVAGVNENLAILLLAAKFEVPVCPHAGGVGLCELVQHLSMFDYVALSGTTEDRVIEYVDHLHEHFLDPVVINNGHYQAPSRPGFSAQMHQATIDTFSYPLGAFWAADLAGTTAEPITTEPTA; encoded by the coding sequence GTGAAAGGCACCGACGTGCTCGCCTCCTCCCCCACCCCTGCGCGGATCACCGCCCTCGACACCTACGACATCCGGTTCCCCACCTCCCGGGAGCTGGACGGGTCCGACGCGATGAACCCCGACCCCGACTACTCCGCCGCCTACGTGATCCTGCGGACTTCCGCCGGCGGGCACGAGGGCCACGGCTTCACCTTCACCATCGGCCGCGGCAACGACGTGCAGGTCGCCGCCATCGACGCGCTGCGCGAGCACGTGGTCGGCCGTTCGGTCGCGGACCTGTGCGCCGACCCCGGCTCGCTCTCCCGCGACCTGATCGGCGACAGCCAACTGCGCTGGCTCGGCCCGGAGAAGGGCGTGATGCACATGGCGATCGGCGCCGTGGTCAACGCCGTCTGGGACCTGGCCGCCAAGCGCGAGGGCAAGCCGCTGTGGCAGCTGCTCGCCGACGCCGAGCCCGAGTGGCTGGTCTCCCAGATCGACTTCCGCTACATCAGTGACGCCCTCACCCCCGAGGACGCGCTGGACCTACTCCGCCGGGGCAGGGCCGGTGCCGCCGACCGGGCCGACCACCTGCTGACCCGCGGCTACCCCGCCTACACCACCTCGCCCGGCTGGCTCGGCTACTCCGACGAGAAGCTGATCCGACTGGCCAAGCAGGCGGTCGCCGACGGCTACACCCAGATCAAGCTGAAGGTCGGCGCCGACCTGGCCGACGACATCCGGCGCTGCCGCACCGCCCGGGAGGCCGTCGGCCCAGACATCCGGATGGCGATCGACGCCAACCAGCGCTGGGACGTCGACCAGGCGATCGAATGGACCTGGGCGCTGGCCGAGTTCGACCCGTACTGGATCGAGGAACCCACCAGCCCCGACGACATCCTCGGCCACGCCACCATCCGGCGCGAGGTCCACCCCGTCAAGGTCGCCACCGGCGAGCACGTGCAGAACCGGATCGTCTTCAAGCAGCTGCTCCAGGCCGAGGCGATCGACGTCCTGCAACTGGACTCCGCCCGGGTCGCGGGCGTCAACGAGAACCTGGCGATCCTGCTGCTCGCCGCCAAGTTCGAGGTCCCGGTCTGCCCGCACGCCGGCGGCGTGGGCCTGTGCGAACTGGTGCAGCACCTGTCGATGTTCGACTACGTCGCGCTCTCCGGCACCACCGAGGACCGGGTCATCGAGTACGTCGACCACCTGCACGAGCACTTCCTCGACCCGGTGGTGATCAACAACGGCCACTACCAGGCCCCCTCCCGCCCCGGGTTCTCGGCCCAGATGCACCAGGCCACCATCGACACCTTCAGCTACCCGCTCGGCGCGTTCTGGGCGGCCGACCTGGCCGGCACGACCGCGGAGCCCATCACGACGGAGCCGACCGCATGA
- a CDS encoding sugar ABC transporter substrate-binding protein, producing the protein MATRSSRVAATAATVIVLAGLATACNRGSSAGSAASGKPKIGIDLPRADSDFWNSYAQYIKSGVSSQGLNTLPVTNSQNDVTKLVANVQVFENTGAKAVVMAPQDTGAIASTLDTLAAKKIPVVSVDTRPDKGQVYMVVRADNKAYGTKACEFLGKQLAGKGKVAELQGDLTSINGRDRSEAFASCMKSEFPGIQVIELATNWDGSVASSKLQTTLAQNPDLNGIYMQAGGVFLQPTLALLQQKGLLKPAGQPGHISIVSNDGIPQEFDAIRKGQIDATISQPADLYAKYALYYAESAAEGKTFQPGPTDHNSTIISLPNGLEDQLPAPLVTKDNVDDKSLWGNNVGH; encoded by the coding sequence ATGGCCACTCGCTCCTCCAGAGTCGCGGCGACCGCCGCCACCGTGATCGTGTTGGCGGGTCTCGCCACCGCCTGCAACCGCGGCAGCTCGGCCGGCTCCGCGGCGAGCGGCAAGCCGAAGATCGGCATCGACCTGCCGCGCGCAGACTCCGACTTCTGGAACTCCTACGCGCAGTACATCAAGTCGGGCGTCTCCTCCCAGGGCCTGAACACCCTGCCGGTGACCAACTCGCAGAACGACGTCACCAAGCTGGTCGCCAACGTCCAGGTCTTCGAGAACACCGGCGCCAAGGCCGTGGTGATGGCCCCTCAGGACACCGGCGCGATCGCCTCCACCCTGGACACCCTCGCCGCCAAGAAGATCCCGGTGGTCAGCGTGGACACCCGCCCCGACAAGGGGCAGGTGTACATGGTGGTGCGCGCCGACAACAAGGCGTACGGCACCAAGGCCTGCGAGTTCCTCGGCAAGCAGCTCGCCGGCAAGGGCAAGGTCGCCGAACTCCAGGGCGACCTCACCTCGATCAACGGCCGCGACCGCTCCGAGGCCTTCGCCTCCTGCATGAAGAGCGAGTTCCCCGGCATCCAGGTGATCGAGCTGGCCACCAACTGGGACGGCTCGGTCGCCTCCAGCAAGCTGCAGACCACGCTCGCCCAGAACCCGGACCTGAACGGCATCTACATGCAGGCCGGCGGCGTCTTCCTGCAGCCGACCCTGGCCTTGCTCCAGCAGAAGGGCCTGCTCAAGCCGGCCGGCCAGCCCGGCCACATCAGCATCGTCTCCAACGACGGCATCCCGCAGGAGTTCGACGCGATCCGCAAGGGCCAGATCGACGCGACCATCTCGCAGCCCGCCGACCTCTACGCCAAGTACGCCCTGTACTACGCCGAGTCCGCCGCCGAGGGCAAGACCTTCCAGCCCGGCCCCACCGACCACAACTCGACGATCATCTCGCTGCCCAACGGCCTGGAGGACCAGCTGCCCGCCCCGCTGGTCACCAAGGACAACGTCGACGACAAGTCCCTGTGGGGCAACAACGTCGGCCACTGA
- a CDS encoding sugar ABC transporter ATP-binding protein has protein sequence MADPSPARGPVVEADGISKRFGATVALRDARISVAPGESHALVGRNGAGKSTLVSILTGLQQADTGTLRFNGEPAPAAGDTDAWRARVACVYQRSTIIPALSVAENLFLNRQSLSALRPVSWKKLRARAGELLGEYGVDVDPNARAEELTVEQRQFVEIARALSFGARFIILDEPTAKLDARGIERLFAKLRELQAQGVAFLFISHHLQEVYDLCATVTVYRDARHITTAPVADLDQQALVEAMTGEASRGTGPAWSVTGRGTSAGTPLLQATGLSLAGSYQDCSLTARAGEVVGLAGAAASGNVQFGETLAGLHRPQAGTITVADRPVRTGKVPAALAAGIGFVPEDRHIQGLVPQRSVAENATLTVGDQLGPFGTVLPSRTKAFAERMIADLDIKTPGATTPVSALSGGNQQKVVIARALATQPHVLVAIRPTNGVDIKSKESLLGTIRQVADQGRTAVIVSDELDDLRACDRVLAMFHGRVVAEFEHGWSDEQLVTAMEGMTGPTDPKEDHVTHH, from the coding sequence ATGGCGGACCCCAGCCCCGCCCGGGGCCCCGTCGTCGAGGCCGACGGGATCAGCAAGCGCTTCGGCGCCACCGTCGCCCTGCGCGACGCCCGCATCTCGGTCGCCCCCGGCGAGTCGCACGCGCTGGTCGGGCGCAACGGCGCGGGCAAGTCCACCCTCGTCTCGATCCTGACGGGCCTTCAGCAGGCCGACACCGGCACCCTGCGCTTCAACGGCGAGCCGGCCCCCGCCGCCGGCGACACCGACGCCTGGCGCGCCCGGGTCGCCTGCGTCTACCAGCGCTCCACCATCATCCCGGCGCTCAGCGTCGCCGAGAACCTCTTCCTGAACCGGCAGAGCCTCAGCGCCCTGCGGCCCGTCAGCTGGAAGAAGCTGCGGGCCCGGGCCGGCGAACTGCTCGGCGAATACGGCGTGGACGTCGATCCGAACGCCCGCGCCGAGGAACTGACGGTCGAGCAGCGGCAGTTCGTGGAGATCGCCCGGGCGCTCTCGTTCGGCGCCCGGTTCATCATCCTCGACGAGCCCACCGCCAAGCTGGACGCCCGCGGCATCGAGCGGCTCTTCGCCAAGCTGCGCGAACTCCAGGCGCAGGGCGTCGCGTTCCTGTTCATCTCGCACCACCTCCAGGAGGTCTACGACCTCTGCGCCACCGTGACGGTGTACCGCGACGCCCGGCACATCACCACCGCCCCGGTCGCCGACCTCGACCAGCAGGCCCTGGTGGAGGCGATGACCGGCGAGGCCTCGCGCGGCACCGGGCCCGCCTGGTCCGTGACCGGACGGGGCACGTCGGCCGGCACGCCGCTGCTGCAGGCCACCGGGCTCAGCCTGGCCGGCTCCTACCAGGACTGCTCGCTGACCGCCCGGGCCGGCGAGGTGGTCGGGCTGGCCGGCGCGGCCGCCAGCGGCAACGTCCAGTTCGGCGAGACGCTGGCCGGACTGCACCGCCCGCAGGCCGGCACGATCACCGTCGCCGACCGCCCGGTGCGCACGGGCAAGGTCCCGGCCGCGCTCGCCGCCGGCATCGGCTTCGTCCCGGAGGACCGCCACATCCAGGGCCTGGTGCCGCAGCGCAGCGTCGCGGAGAACGCCACCCTGACCGTGGGCGACCAGCTGGGCCCGTTCGGCACCGTGCTGCCCTCGCGCACCAAGGCCTTCGCCGAGCGCATGATCGCCGACCTGGACATCAAGACCCCCGGGGCCACCACCCCCGTCTCGGCGCTCTCCGGCGGCAACCAGCAGAAGGTCGTCATCGCCCGAGCACTCGCGACCCAGCCGCACGTGCTGGTCGCCATCCGCCCCACCAACGGCGTGGACATCAAGTCCAAGGAGTCCCTGCTCGGCACCATCCGCCAGGTCGCCGACCAGGGCAGGACCGCCGTGATCGTCTCGGACGAACTCGACGACCTGCGCGCCTGCGACCGCGTGCTGGCCATGTTCCACGGCCGCGTCGTCGCCGAGTTCGAACACGGCTGGAGCGACGAACAGCTGGTCACCGCCATGGAGGGCATGACCGGCCCGACCGACCCGAAGGAAGACCATGTCACCCACCACTGA
- a CDS encoding ABC transporter permease, whose amino-acid sequence MSPTTDLSGPPATAALVPAGRRFDLARYRDLSLVPVLLVLGIIGFAVSPAFLTTDNLLGVGQQATELSLLVLGEALILIAGRMDLSLESTIGVAPVIAMWLVLPDHGGRFNGIGLFPSWTAIPLCLAVGAVIGAINGFLILKLRLNGFIVTLGALTLLRGLQVAVSQGQSIVDVPSSFRYLGSASWFGAPAAIWICALLFLLGGCALAWLRHGRALYAIGGNAEAARAAGIRVDRIVWIVLILGGTLAAFAGVLYTGHYGSISADQGNGWIFQVFAATVIGGVSLNGGRGTLFGALTGVLTLQLVVNVMTLAGVPPLWNQFLNGAIIIVALIISRFASGEKQE is encoded by the coding sequence ATGTCACCCACCACTGACCTCAGTGGGCCCCCGGCCACCGCCGCCCTGGTCCCCGCCGGTCGCCGCTTCGACCTGGCCCGCTACCGCGACCTGTCCCTGGTGCCGGTCCTGCTGGTCCTGGGCATCATCGGCTTCGCCGTCTCGCCCGCCTTCCTCACCACCGACAACCTGCTCGGCGTCGGCCAACAGGCCACCGAGCTCAGCCTGCTGGTGCTCGGCGAGGCACTGATCCTGATCGCCGGCCGGATGGACCTCTCGCTGGAGTCCACCATCGGCGTCGCCCCGGTGATCGCCATGTGGCTGGTCCTGCCCGACCACGGCGGCCGCTTCAACGGCATCGGCCTCTTCCCGAGCTGGACCGCCATCCCGCTCTGCCTCGCCGTCGGCGCCGTGATCGGCGCGATCAACGGCTTCCTGATCCTCAAGCTGCGCCTCAACGGCTTCATCGTCACCCTCGGCGCGCTCACCCTGCTGCGCGGCCTCCAAGTCGCCGTCTCCCAGGGTCAGTCCATCGTCGACGTGCCCTCCTCCTTCCGCTACCTGGGCTCCGCCAGCTGGTTCGGCGCACCCGCCGCGATCTGGATCTGCGCCCTGCTCTTCCTGCTCGGCGGCTGCGCGCTGGCCTGGCTGCGGCACGGCCGCGCGCTGTACGCGATCGGCGGCAACGCCGAGGCCGCCCGCGCGGCGGGCATCCGGGTGGACCGGATCGTCTGGATCGTGCTGATCCTCGGCGGCACCCTGGCCGCCTTCGCCGGCGTGCTCTACACCGGCCACTACGGCTCGATCTCCGCCGACCAGGGCAACGGCTGGATCTTCCAGGTCTTCGCCGCCACCGTGATCGGCGGGGTGAGCCTCAACGGCGGCCGCGGCACCCTGTTCGGCGCCCTCACCGGTGTGCTCACCCTCCAACTGGTCGTCAACGTGATGACCCTGGCCGGCGTCCCGCCGCTGTGGAACCAGTTCCTCAACGGCGCGATCATCATCGTCGCGCTGATCATCTCCCGCTTCGCCTCCGGCGAGAAGCAGGAGTGA